In Diabrotica undecimpunctata isolate CICGRU chromosome 9, icDiaUnde3, whole genome shotgun sequence, the DNA window AATAATATCTGTGACAGAGACTCATATCTGTGTCATGAAGACGCAACAATACAATTAACTTCCTGCTTAAAATGGCAAACTAGATTCAGTTTTTGTTTACATGTGACAAAGTAAAGACGTTTGCTACCATTTCTTGTTACTTTGGTTAAGGACGCCGGCAAATTCAGAGGTATGTTTAAATCATTTTATTACGACGTTTTTGTTTCAGTTTTATTTTATTGTGACGACTATTGATATACTGTAaagattagaatattttttatcttttcttaattaaatttttgtaaaagatTTGAGTGTCTAATATTGGTTCCAAAAATAGTCAATATACCTAAAATATGACATGCATGTCTACTGTTGGTATTACAACAAAATTCATTTCTAAGTTCAGGTGTGTACAATTATCAACACActgcaaaaaaattattctgtAAAAATTTCACACATTTTAACGCCTTCACGGCGGTTCGGGACCCCGAGGTCCTGTAcaggtaatgatctaaaatttttgTAGAAATCTTTCTTGACATTCCTAATATTCGAAATGCGTATTTCCACTATTAGTCAACCGATGTCGATAGTTCAAAGAGCGCCTTGTGTAGAATTTCGCGGCAAATCTCATAGTAACCGAAATGAAGTTCGTGACCCGGGCGACCCTAGccgtaatataataataattttgatcGTAACACGGTACGTACCGCGGAGGTCTTCCGATCTTTTTAAGTTTTGTGTCAAACTTGCAGTATTATATTAACCTTTGAAAGTAAGCTATTAGTACCTAtcgatttatttatagtttttagaCAAAACTACactaatattttaacaaaaacacattaaaattacTGTAAAGTTTTGGTTTATTTTGCAATCTAAACCATTTTAGACACAGATATTTTTCCATTGTTTCATAATTGAATACTATATGATTCTATTCGTAAGACACAAGGTAGAATCTATATCAAATATAGATATCTGTGTGTGAAGATGCTTTGGAttgtaaaataaacttttaattgtttatttcatTGCACTGTgccttttatacaaatatgataTTTGTTCCAGTGTTTCAAAAATGGACAAAAGAGCGACCAATATATTAAAACTAGCTCTCGAAACTGACAAAAAAACCAATCTTCTGAACCAAAAGTCATTTTACAGAAACTAGTAGATTATGACGAGTCACCTGCATGTTCCGTTTTTTCGGAAGAATCTGGTAATAATCCATTACAAGAGcaaaatggaaattattttggAATGGTTACAAGACTTACTCATGAAAAAACAGTAAATCAAGACAATTATATTAGGGAAGATGTGTTagaagaagaaattgaatatgacCCCTCTGAGAATACTACTATGTGTGAAAGAACTGATATCGAAGTATCAAGTGACAATGATGATGAATGATGACCATTTTCTAGTGACGATTCTATAATAGATACAAACTACATGCCGTCTTCTGAAGAAGAGTCAATTTCTGAAGCAGAATCAGATTTATTTTCTGCTTCCGATGCAGGGGATCAAGATAATCAATACTCTGACCAAAATGTCACTAACATTCAAAGTCAACAATGTGACCTATGGGGACAAATTTTTCCGAAACTCGACCCGTTTGTAACAAATTGTACACAAAAGTTAAATGTTAATATGGAAAATATCAAAGAACCGCTAGATGATTACAGGCTTTTTTTAACCGACGATGTTTTGGAACTGATTATTAGAGAAACTAATATGTATGCTATCCAAAAATTAGATATTTCCAAGAAAAGTAAGAAAAGAGTTGAATGGAGTAATAccgataaaaatgaaattttatcattttttgcaataattttaacaATGGGCTCAGTTCCTTTGCCGACACTTAGTGCTTATTGGAGTAAAGACGAAATGTTTAATAATGCATTTGTAAGTTCCATCATGCCCCGTGATAGATTTTTAACATTGCTCAAATATCTACATTTTTCCGATAACACCGTTGCTAGTGAAAATAGGCTCTGCAAAGTAAAAACATTGCTTGATATACTGCTGGAAAACTTTAAATCTGTCTTGACACCTGGCCAAGAGATTATAATAGATGAAAGCATGATTCCTTGGAGAGGCAGATTGTTATTCAAACAGTACATTCCGAATAAAACACATAAATATGGCATCAAACTATACAAATTATGTACAGTAGATGGGTATACGCACAATATGATAGTTTATGCAGGTAAAAACTACGATACGGTTAATATTAGCAGTAACAATCATTCAGAAGGCATTGtactaaaattaattttaagtttagaCCAGAAGGAGGGCAGAACCTTATACGCTGATAATTTCTATTCCAGCATTTCTTTAGTGAAGGAATTGTATCTAAGAAATATCAAATATTGTGGAACACTTCGATCTAATAGAAAAGGGATTCCAAAATCTTTTGAAAGAAAGATGAAGAAATCTGAGGTGTATGGAGAAGAAAGTGGGAATTTAAGAATAATAAAGTGGATAGATAAGAGACCAGTTTTGATGATCACCTCTGATGTCACACATGAAGCGATCCTTGTAGAAACTGGTAAAAAAGATAGAAAaggtaatgaaataaaaaaaccaaaatgtattattgattacAATAAAGCTAAAAAAGGTGTGGATATAAGTGATCAAATGTCCGCCTATTTTACGGTTTTGATGAAACCACTAaaatggtatcgaaagctttgttTCGAGTTGCTTTTTGGAACGTGTGTTGTAAATGCATGGGTCGTTTTTCAGTTAGCCACAGGAAAAAAGTTGTCTATGATGCAATTTAGAAGGCAATTAGCTCGGTCACTAGTTACTACGGATACTGGagatacaataaataaaacaccAAAACAAAAAATCCATACATTTGTAAAACCGGAGGGTAAAGGACGCAAACCAAGGAAAAAGTGTGTAGGATGTTACACAATGTTACGGAAATCACTTTTAAGTCGAGAAGCAGATAAGAAAGTTAGAAAAGTAATCAGCTATTGTGCTGATTGTACAGGTCAGCCATGATACTGTTTACCTTGTTTCAACGAAAACcatgtaaattaatttttaatgcatatttattttttaatgcaataaaatagattttttcttttaaaaatcagtcttattttttattatatttagttcctGATAAAACCttgtatttaaaacatatttctcGACATTTATTTCACATATTagaattttaagaatatttttttatatggaaAAAACAACGTTTAAAAAACGGCACTATTCGGGACGCCGGAGACCCGAATCGTGTATGAATAAAATCTTGATACAGGACGCCCGTGGCCCGAATCGCATTTTAACAGTTTCAGTGGAAATACTACCCGTCGTGAATGTGTTAAAGCACTCCATCCAATAGTAGACAGGGCGTCAACTATTAGGGAGCACTTGATGTCAACTAGTGGTTCTGTTGTTTATGTTTTTATCCTCAGGCTGAAAAAAATCACAACACCTCAATTGAAAAATTGGTTTGAAGAAGTCAACACCTACTTAAGGGATAAAAATTACCAAGAcattggtaattttacccattaCCAATATTGGGGTATTGGGCGTTCTGAAAATGGATGGATGACGATGTAAACCTTTTACGAATATATATGTATTATCTTTAATAAATGGCTAGATGATAATAATGTTCAAAGACTAGTCATATTTTTCATAGATGGCCATACGTCACATCTTTCTTTTCATCTCAGCAAATTTTGCTCAGATAATGGCATTATATTAGTAGCTCTTTTTCCTAATGCCACACATTTACTGCAGCCCATGGATGTTGCTGTGTTCAAAAGTTTCAAGGGTGCCTGGAAAACTGCAGTTCACACTTGGCGTTTGGACAAAATTGATAATCCTGTTGTGCGCAAAGTACATTTTTGTCCATTGTTGAAAAAAGTATTAGAACAAACATTATCACCTGATATATTCAAAAATGGTTTTCGTAAGTGTGGCCTCTTACCACGGAATCCCGATGAAGTGTGTTGTATATCAAGGGAACGAACTGAAGaactgaaagaagtacaaacaaCGGCAAAAATCAAGGAACTAGAGACAGGACTAAAATTCTCAGACAACtttattgaaaaagaaaaaatttcaCAGTTTACAGATTGTAATGAATGGAGAGGCGCCACTGAAGACatcagtttatttaaattttacaaaaaaattaaagaattgttAAAAGAGAACAAAGAAACCCGCCACAACCTGCGGATTCAACTAAGTTAAATAACCCAATGCTAGAACAAACCAGAATTTCCGAAATGATATCTCCATTGTCATACTATAACCATATACCATAACGACGATCTTAATAATACATTAGAAGTCTTTACGACTCCCAATAAAAATGATTCACAAAATCTCCAGTCTACATCAACACAATATTTATCTTCAACCCCTCAAACTCAACATATAACACCGGAAAAAAATAGCTCACAAGACCTTCAGAAAGGTCTGAGTATAAGTTCAGAGACATTGCCACAAACATCAACACAATAAACACTAGAAAGCCcatcaaataaattatttgacATGTTAATACCTAGTCCCTTTAAAAGGGCTCAATTTTGGCCAACGCCTAAagtaaattcaaaaaaaaaacggaaGAAAGAAAAAGTCCCCTCTGTTATATCGTCTCATGCGTGGCAAAAATACCATGAGAGCAAAGAGAGAAAAAAGATTGAattagaagaagagaaaaagagacgAACTGaggaaagagaaaagaaaaaaaaggagACTGAAGCACGAAAACTTAAACttattgaaaaattaacaaagaaccaaaaaattttgaataaaaaatctAAGACTGATTATAGCTCAAGTACTGAAGAAGAATGGTTAGAGTCTGGAAATAGTATGGACGATATATCTGATGAATTTAATGATGATCATGATGATAAAGAAATTGAGTGTGTAGAGCGAGAGGAGTACCAGAATACAAGTGCGGATGGTTACATATTGAAGTTATGGCGATGAAAGCATGTGACCAGTCTAAAACCTTGTTTAAACAAAACGATCAAGATATTAGTGTCATAAGTATTTCACAAATCATAACGGTTCTTGACGTACCAGAGATGATTATTATGGGTGATAGAATTAAGTATAAATTTGCAAAATCTTTAGATGTTGATGAGTAGTATAGTAAAAGATATGGTACACTTTTAATTCGGTTTATtcgatgtttattttattttaaggtATACTCATATGTTAACTATTAGTATTAACAGATAAGTGTCAACTAATGATGATTTGATTTTTCGGTGTCATCCTTTGGTTAATAATAAGTGTCAAATAATGGTGATTTCGATTTTTTGATGTGTCATCTTTTGATTACTTAgacatagatttaaaaaacacacattttgattttatttttgtggATCATGGGGGTTTTTGTCCCAAAATTTTGTGTTGTATGACCCACTGTACtagtataaaattttattaatttttagttaCAATTAACCCAGCAAACAGACTTGAGCCCAGTTACGTGATGATTACGTTAAATTTACGGCGAATTTCAACGAATACGTAACTCGGTGATttaagacgaaaaaaaaaacgtatttcAGTGCCAAATCATTCACCTATATATTACTGCTTCTTTTATACATGTTTGACATTAGAATAAATATAAGATCTTATTGCAAAATATAGTACATGTTTTTTATAATAGTTGTGAATGTCGGTTACATTGCAAAGCTACGtttatttcacgtaaaaatcACGAAAGCGAAATAACTTCCTTCAGTTaaattttgaggaatattttaGAAAACAAAACTTTAGAACCGTGTTGGTTAGATACGTATTGCTTGAATTTTCCTCACTGTGTTTTATGGACGTCGAAAAATTAGGTGTATTTCACGTAAAAGTAACGTAAATAATACCAATATTAACAAAAAGTTTTTGATCtcgcttttaaaaacatttagcCTACCTATTTCAATCCTACTACTACTTAgaagctattttttttatttaaaaatatgacagGACCTAATATAATTTATGTTGAGCCTTTGTTGAGTCTAATTTTCAAATCGCGCGCGGTGATGACGTACTTCCAAGCCTTCCCTCCTAGTCCTAACGAAGAAGAATGATTATAACAGAGACAACAGATGACTTGTCTCTGATTATAACCTCTAAAATCAGCTTTTCCCAAAACGTGAAACGAAATTTTCCCTCGTTTTATTTTAGGCTTATATATGTACATAGTTATATGTCTTTCGTATTAATAGAGTTTGATGAGAAAGAGGGAGGTTCTGTTGCTGTGGTGCACCAGAACTGGCTCACTCCAAGAAAAAAGGAAGTATATTGGCCTCCTTATAAAACTCAAGCGCTTTACGATAAAGCAGTAAAGAAAGGGGATAGTTGCACAGAAGATTGGCAGTTATTTACGGTGAAACGTATTTTTAGATACTATGGTATGTATACAAgtataattattttgaaaaaaaaaaaaataaaaaccttgtttCAAATTAATTTATCTGTTGGGATTtgctaatttttataaaatattctgaAGATAGCTTTGAAGAAGCTCAGGTCAAGGCAAAAGTAGCTGAAGTTACATCAGATCTACAGTCAGAAGTCGATGAGGTAAATTCAGAGAAGAAAAGACAGAGAATCAAACCACGCCGGTTCATTTATAGTGACACTGAATCTGAAGAGGATTCATTACCACGACCACCGAAAATTTGTAAAGGTAAATAGTTACATATTGTTTATGGTTATAAGTTATAAAGGCTTTATGTTTTCAGCTGTTCAGGATACCTCTTCACACACCCCAAGAAGCTCCACAAGTTCGTGTATTAGTTATGGTACATTGTGTAATACAGGAACGTCTTGTGATACCCCAGTCACTTCAGTAAATGTTGAAAGAAACCTTGAAAGCAATGCAGAGTCTCAAAGTAGTAAGTAGATGTTAATTAGGTACTATTTGCAGTATATAACCTTGTATTTGCTGAAGTGTTTATGGAACTTTAGTCCACTTCGGTAGTTCAGGGTTAATTGTTGAAGATGGCCATTTATTGATTGCTCAATATATCTATCTTTTTACAGGTTTTCAGACTAAGCTGGTGTCACATTTAGCGCTGATAATTGAACAAAATAAGGAAATCTTGTCTCTTTTGAAAAATAGACCACTGATTGAACAGTCTTCCGTTTTAAAGCCCAATGTTCCTGTAATTTTACCAATTTACACTTTTGAAGACTTCCaaattttggaaaattttctatctatctatctatctatctaaactATTTTATTTAGATAAGTATCTGGGCACATTAGATAAAAATAGTGTAGTATCTGCTACCAATTCAGCATTAAGATGTTGTTTGGCTTATAAAGTAGCTAAAAATATGAGCTTTTTGGGatcaagaaataataaaaaggcCTTTAACAACAATATACTTAAAAAAGTGATCGTTGGTAAGGGTGACTAAATAAATGTATGTGATTACATATAtttcatgtaataatttttacagattctGTAAAACTAGCCATACCAGGTTCAACTACCAGAAGTATAGAAGACTGTATGAAAACTTGGTTAAAACGGGCTCCTAAGCACTACAAGTTGGAACAGATCAAATTGAATAGAACTGATGATGCCATATAAAGCTGTTGTAGGCAAAAGACAATTTTATAGGAGGCTAAAGAAACGTAGGGAAATAATTTGTAAGGACTTAAATAGTGAAAAACTGCTAACTAAGGTAAACTATGAAAATGCTAATGTAAAAAATGATACtgataatttaaatacagatgtAAGTGTTGGCTGTGAAACCAGTCATAATTCTTTAGGCACTCctaatattttaaattcaaatgatTGTTTGCTAAATGAAACTCTTCAATTAAATACTCTAGTTCCATGTAAACATGACACGACTGTATTTGAATTTGTACCAGAAAATTCCCAATATTCTAATAAATTAGGAATATGCCAGGAATTAAGAAATTGGGTAATAAGGTCAGGCAGTCTACCACATAATAGTGTTACATACTTACTGCATGTTTTGTCAAAGTATCATCCTGAACTACCTCTAGATTGTCGAACCTTACTCAAAACTCCAACCAAAACTTTAATGCGCCCTTTGAATAAAGGAAACTATTGTCACCTAGGAATTTCTACAGCATTAGAAAATTTTTTGTTACGCAATCCAAAATTTACTGaatctgtaatttttttttttttttttttttattcagtttgatggccttggccgagccaattagccagacaaatttaaagacaaacaatttttacaatcagaggaattttttacaattagaggaataaacatataatcatccgtacaatctaacgtgcaattagtaataattagcaattaacaattaataattagtaattagtaattagtaataattctttttttttttttttcttttttaatttttttttttttttttttttttttttttttttcctgcgctaagacataacccgattcaacatctcggaggtttacatcttttttttttttttttttatttttttttttatatttctttatgactttttttttttttttaatttttttttttttttttttttttttttttttttctataatacaatgtttacttaaatataagttagttttaagctacaatttatatttacagtttttgatatgttcgtaaatcatttttaatatattgatatctctagagaaaatcaaattgttcaggtagacgggaagtggaatttttaatataataagattatcataaaatttgtttatgtttactgattcgtgggaacattcaagaaaaatatgtaataagttaccttcttttccacacttgcaattaggtgactccgcgagacccaacttgtacatatgaaggggggtaagagcatgattagatcttaatctgtttataacccttatgaaatggcgatttgatagagtatgaaaccatctttttatgggtatttcaggctgcatttgtttgtaattatttccagttctcgtgtttcgataatatgtttgccatttttctttttgatgctgtttactaattatatcaatgtctgaaaaggggagtaagttcaagggagcttcttcgcctatgtctagggcagatttggctaggctatctgctatttcattgcccttaatgcccgcgtgtccctttatccatgatataataatgcttttccctaaatttgtaattttattgtaaatagtcataatttctagttctatatgatttagttgtttggacctatgtacgtttgttagtctgtcgacgacactcttactgtctgtaaatattatgcagctgtagggttcgttactatgtatatgccttaatgcaagaagaatcgctgtcatttcagcagtgtatatcgatgattcagctggcaatttcaataattttttaaatccgctttgaacattaattaatgcacatcctactttgttttgtactttagatcCGTCTGTAAAGTAAAACTGATAGTTTGGCCATTTATGCCGTGTAAATGATTGAAAAGCGACTGGATCTAAATTACTGTCCATAAAATAGGTATTAATGTGTTTTGAAAAAAGCTCTTCTAATATATGGGAATACATAGGTGAAACTTGATTTTCATACGTATAGAAAGTATGTCGGTATTGAGATATCCTCAGGTAACTATTTACCAgaagagaacattttttctttgtccaatatttatgagttagatctaaaattgataaaatatgaatatcctgtagatagttagtatttttccctatggctctagtaatgaatttatcacttaaaaactcccgtcgaaatttcagaggtggttctatcgcctcaacttccattatattaacaggtgtagaattcaaatatccaagacaaagccgaaggcatttatttttttgtatttctaatttatttaaatgtgtgtttgcggcagttccatataaatgacaactgtaatcgaaaatgggacgaatcatagtacggtaaaataaaagtgctacatttggatcagcgccccagttagttctacaaaaggctcttagaatgttcattgcattttcagacttttttatgacatgatgaatttgatccttccataggagttttctgtctaaataagtaccgagatattttatacaatttttaatagggaactgaatttgacctacttccagatgcccttgtggaatttgatgttttctagagaaaatacaaatttcagttttagattctgatatatctaaaccaatattttcatagtgattaagaacagctttaattgagagatcaaaattatttttacatatatccaatgatttgtgggctgtgtaaactactacatcatcagcatattgaataatttttgttgggctattaatacaattttctatatccatattatataaaataaatagtattgggcttaatatgctaccctgtggaagtcctatattcgtaagacgtggtggagagatggaatggttgatttttaaaaaagttgatctattagtgtacaatgtcctcagaaaactagctatggtgatggggaagccgatgtctaatagctttttatgcataatgtccaagttaacggtatcgaatgcagaggagacatcaagaaaagcagccatagtatacatattatcagtaaagtttattagtatggatgagactaaggcagttatggcatcttgggttgattttgattttcgaaatccatactgagattttgggagaatatgttcttgctctaaccaatgttcaattctattttttattaacctttctaacgtctttaggaagcaagaggctaaggatattggtctatatgatctactgcaattttctggcttaccaggttttttaataggtattagaatatattccttccagctgtctggaatttgtgacgtatcattccaaatgtcattaaaaatatttaataatgatattttatagtggtgaggaatatggtatatcatggaatatgaaatattgtctttacctggagcactgctattttgttgactaagtactcgctctaactcccacattttaaatggttcttctaagccaaacctatctcttgacactgtttcgctgtattctggaaaatgttgtgaaggtacccactgtggagatattttcttatgaaattcatctagccagctggattctggatctattggaatcttgttggactgtttgcggtttttaaaagtgtttactttcttccacacttcactgatttgtgtttttgaatttaggctttcgcagtattctacccaattctgttttttcttttgtttgaaaagtttttttgcgacagcgtcaagtctcttaaattcaact includes these proteins:
- the LOC140450877 gene encoding uncharacterized protein translates to MIITETTDDLSLIITSKISFSQNVKRNFPSFYFRLIYVHSYMSFVLIEFDEKEGGSVAVVHQNWLTPRKKEVYWPPYKTQALYDKAVKKGDSCTEDWQLFTVKRIFRYYDSFEEAQVKAKVAEVTSDLQSEVDEVNSEKKRQRIKPRRFIYSDTESEEDSLPRPPKICKAVQDTSSHTPRSSTSSCISYGTLCNTGTSCDTPVTSVNVERNLESNAESQSSFQTKLVSHLALIIEQNKEILSLLKNRPLIEQSSVLKPNVPVILPIYTFEDFQILENFLSIYLSI